A single Wolbachia endosymbiont (group A) of Bibio marci DNA region contains:
- a CDS encoding NADH-quinone oxidoreductase subunit A, producing the protein MSEYLTIVIFICVSIVVSFALGILPMFLAVSKPDGEKLSTYECGFNPLSSARKNFDIKFYLVSILFIIFDLEIAFLFPWAVSLSKISYGGFWSMMVFLAILTIGFIYEWCKGALEWE; encoded by the coding sequence ATGAGCGAATACTTAACCATAGTAATTTTTATCTGCGTATCAATTGTAGTATCTTTTGCTTTAGGTATATTGCCTATGTTTCTTGCAGTGAGTAAGCCAGATGGTGAAAAGCTTTCCACATATGAGTGTGGCTTCAATCCACTATCCAGTGCAAGAAAAAATTTTGACATTAAATTTTACCTAGTTTCAATATTATTTATAATATTTGACTTAGAAATTGCTTTTCTTTTTCCTTGGGCTGTTTCTTTATCTAAGATAAGCTATGGTGGATTTTGGTCTATGATGGTATTTCTTGCAATACTCACTATAGGTTTTATCTATGAATGGTGTAAAGGTGCATTAGAGTGGGAGTAG
- a CDS encoding TatD family hydrolase, producing the protein MIVDSHCHLIYFSDDEIPKVISRAEQNGVKILHNICISVNDIPKLLKISSSYDQVYSSVGVHPLDAAIENGECIHVDELVEFTKNQKVISIGETGLDFYKSGNKDNQKKSFASHIEAARMTGLPLVIHTRNADNEMIDMLKSEMKASAFNGVMHCFASSKELAYQSIDLGLYISFSGIITFKNASLLRGIAQNVPRERVLVETDAPYLSPEPYRGKKNEPAMVKYVVDCLAELWNESPEQVAEVTTSNFFRLFTKLKLKETL; encoded by the coding sequence ATGATAGTAGATTCTCATTGCCACTTGATTTATTTTTCCGATGATGAAATACCAAAAGTAATTTCAAGGGCAGAGCAAAATGGTGTAAAGATTTTGCATAACATATGCATAAGCGTTAATGATATTCCTAAATTACTAAAAATTTCTTCATCCTATGATCAAGTTTACTCCTCTGTTGGTGTGCATCCACTTGATGCTGCCATAGAAAACGGTGAGTGTATTCATGTTGATGAGTTAGTTGAATTTACCAAAAATCAAAAGGTAATTAGTATCGGCGAAACCGGGTTAGATTTTTATAAATCTGGCAACAAAGATAATCAAAAAAAAAGTTTTGCATCACACATAGAAGCAGCAAGAATGACTGGGTTACCCTTGGTTATTCACACTAGAAATGCTGATAATGAAATGATTGATATGTTAAAGTCAGAAATGAAAGCAAGTGCTTTTAATGGAGTGATGCACTGCTTTGCTTCCTCTAAGGAGCTTGCTTATCAATCTATAGATTTAGGATTATATATTTCATTTTCTGGAATTATTACTTTTAAAAATGCGAGCTTACTCAGAGGAATTGCACAAAATGTACCACGCGAACGTGTTTTAGTCGAAACTGATGCACCATATCTATCACCTGAGCCTTATAGAGGAAAAAAGAACGAACCGGCAATGGTGAAATACGTTGTTGATTGTTTGGCAGAATTATGGAATGAGTCACCAGAACAAGTAGCGGAGGTAACCACAAGCAACTTTTTTAGGCTGTTTACGAAACTTAAGCTCAAAGAAACTCTATAA
- a CDS encoding NuoB/complex I 20 kDa subunit family protein — MTNQILSNDDWGRYKKEGFLVTKFGDLIDYVMNWARSGSLWPMTFGLACCAVEMMHTASSRYDLDRYGIMFRASPRQSDVMIVAGTLTNKMAAALRKVYDQMADPKYVISMGSCANGGGYYHYSYSVVRGCDRIVPVDVYVPGCPPTAEALLYGMLCLQNKIKRTQNIKHG; from the coding sequence ATGACAAATCAAATTCTATCTAATGATGACTGGGGTCGTTATAAAAAAGAAGGGTTTCTTGTTACTAAATTTGGTGATTTAATAGATTATGTAATGAATTGGGCAAGGTCTGGTTCATTGTGGCCAATGACATTTGGTCTTGCATGTTGCGCAGTTGAGATGATGCATACTGCATCCAGCCGTTATGATCTTGATAGATATGGCATAATGTTCCGTGCAAGCCCACGTCAATCAGATGTGATGATTGTTGCTGGCACACTAACTAATAAAATGGCAGCAGCATTGCGCAAGGTTTATGATCAAATGGCAGACCCGAAGTATGTTATTTCTATGGGAAGTTGTGCAAATGGTGGTGGTTATTACCATTACTCTTATTCAGTAGTCCGAGGCTGTGATAGAATTGTGCCAGTTGACGTGTATGTCCCTGGATGTCCACCAACTGCTGAGGCGTTGCTATATGGAATGCTATGCCTACAAAACAAAATAAAACGAACTCAGAATATAAAGCATGGATAA
- a CDS encoding septal ring lytic transglycosylase RlpA family protein, producing the protein MIKNLTFLCLTFVLISSCSFSNRFNCTAGHYKIGSSYTINGITYHPKNCKHHEEIGIASWYGIEDHGTLTANGEVFNRHLISAAHKTLPLPCFVLVTNLENGRKLVTRVNDRGPFIKGRIIDLSEKAAQVLGFHKVGLAKVKVQYLRKMSEQLIQNTPHYRKQYEKEMQKHHPKQDSAESKGYVAFFKSAQAAKSAASKLRNQGMKNVRLLFKNNQYCVKVSYR; encoded by the coding sequence ATGATAAAAAACCTAACCTTTCTATGTCTAACATTTGTTTTGATAAGTAGCTGCAGTTTTAGCAACAGGTTTAATTGCACTGCAGGTCATTATAAAATTGGCAGCAGCTACACAATAAATGGTATAACTTATCACCCAAAAAACTGTAAACATCACGAAGAAATAGGAATAGCATCGTGGTATGGAATAGAAGATCATGGCACGCTTACAGCAAATGGTGAAGTGTTTAACCGCCACTTGATCTCTGCAGCGCATAAGACTTTGCCTTTACCCTGCTTTGTTCTTGTCACTAATTTAGAAAATGGAAGAAAGCTTGTTACAAGAGTTAACGATAGAGGACCATTTATTAAAGGCAGAATAATAGACTTATCAGAAAAAGCAGCTCAAGTCTTAGGATTTCATAAAGTAGGGCTTGCAAAGGTAAAAGTCCAATACCTAAGAAAGATGTCAGAACAATTGATACAAAATACTCCTCATTATAGAAAGCAATATGAAAAAGAAATGCAGAAACATCACCCGAAACAAGACAGTGCAGAAAGTAAGGGATATGTTGCATTTTTTAAAAGTGCTCAGGCTGCTAAATCAGCTGCATCGAAGCTTCGTAATCAAGGAATGAAAAATGTTAGATTGCTTTTTAAGAACAATCAATATTGTGTGAAAGTGAGTTATAGGTAG
- a CDS encoding NADH-quinone oxidoreductase subunit C, with amino-acid sequence MDKTARHIQKKTKCECIQKDDGIIVIYSNLDEIEKHLLFLRDDEKCRFELLVDIFGVDYPNREKRFELIYNLLSIVHNIRVHIKLQLCESDILPSVAKIFSTASWFEREVFDMYGIEFSDHPDLRRILTDYGFKGHPMLKDFPLTGYEEVRYDIEAKKVVYNPIDLPQDFRMFDSLSPWESKTIKVNTKE; translated from the coding sequence ATGGATAAAACTGCAAGGCATATACAAAAAAAGACCAAGTGTGAGTGCATTCAAAAAGATGATGGCATTATTGTAATATATTCAAATTTAGATGAAATTGAAAAGCACTTACTCTTTCTACGTGATGATGAAAAGTGTAGGTTTGAACTATTAGTTGATATTTTTGGAGTTGACTATCCAAATAGAGAGAAGCGTTTCGAGCTAATATACAATCTGCTCAGCATTGTGCATAATATTAGAGTACACATAAAGCTTCAGTTATGTGAAAGCGACATACTTCCAAGTGTAGCGAAGATATTTAGCACAGCTTCGTGGTTTGAGCGTGAAGTGTTTGATATGTATGGAATAGAATTCTCTGATCACCCTGATTTGCGTAGGATTCTAACAGATTATGGATTCAAAGGTCATCCAATGTTAAAAGATTTCCCTCTCACTGGTTATGAGGAAGTAAGATATGATATAGAGGCAAAAAAGGTTGTATATAATCCTATAGATTTACCGCAAGATTTTCGTATGTTTGATAGCCTATCACCTTGGGAAAGTAAAACCATAAAAGTAAATACAAAGGAGTAG
- a CDS encoding UDP-N-acetylmuramoyl-tripeptide--D-alanyl-D-alanine ligase: MFKWNTNNIIDATGGRGEGGCYSSNISTDTRSIKKGDLFIALKGKNFDGHNFLHEAFLKGAAAAIVSEGKYKSFPLVIVQDTLKALHDMASYYIRNVLVDAKVIAITGSVGKTTTKDMLHTVLSQYGVSHANEGNLNNNIGLPLTILKAPKNCQYLILEMGMNKAGEIKELSKISNPNIAVITNIEPAHTENFSSLFDVAQAKLEILYGMKNNGTLILNRDNKYYDYLSSHANRNVISFGKDKNAEVCLLDLIRNDDGLNLKIRLSDNQTINCNLRVQGEHFAYSLLVAAAVVQSLGLDLSKLPLALKNFSVTKGRGNIHKVKYNKKYIHLIDDSYNASPTSMKTAIKTLSTYSNQRKVALLGDMLELGDKSIEFHTDLVKIITENNIDKVYTVGKSMLELHELLPDNIRGAHFNDSNQLKSDLANIIQNNDAILVKGSQGMKMDLIVREFIIEY, from the coding sequence ATGTTTAAATGGAACACAAATAATATCATTGATGCAACTGGTGGAAGAGGAGAGGGAGGTTGTTACAGCTCAAATATTTCAACAGACACAAGAAGCATAAAAAAAGGTGATTTATTTATTGCCCTCAAGGGAAAGAATTTTGATGGCCATAATTTTTTGCATGAAGCGTTTTTAAAAGGGGCTGCCGCTGCAATAGTGAGTGAGGGTAAATATAAAAGTTTCCCTCTCGTTATTGTACAAGATACCCTGAAAGCTTTGCACGATATGGCATCATACTATATTAGAAATGTTCTTGTTGACGCTAAAGTTATTGCAATTACAGGCAGTGTCGGGAAAACTACTACAAAGGATATGCTGCACACTGTTTTATCGCAATATGGAGTGTCCCATGCAAACGAAGGTAACTTAAATAATAATATAGGATTGCCTTTGACAATTCTAAAAGCTCCAAAAAACTGCCAGTACTTAATCCTTGAAATGGGAATGAATAAAGCTGGTGAAATAAAAGAATTATCAAAGATTAGTAATCCGAATATTGCAGTTATTACCAACATCGAACCTGCACATACTGAAAATTTTTCATCACTATTTGACGTTGCACAAGCGAAGTTAGAGATTCTGTATGGTATGAAAAATAACGGTACTTTGATTTTGAACAGAGATAATAAATATTATGATTATCTCTCATCACATGCCAATAGAAATGTAATAAGCTTCGGTAAAGATAAAAATGCTGAAGTTTGTTTGTTGGACCTAATAAGAAATGATGACGGGCTAAATTTAAAAATCAGGCTGAGTGATAATCAAACTATAAACTGTAATTTACGTGTGCAAGGCGAGCATTTTGCTTATTCGCTACTTGTTGCAGCAGCAGTTGTGCAGAGCCTCGGACTTGATTTATCAAAATTACCACTTGCACTTAAGAATTTTAGTGTAACGAAAGGTAGAGGCAATATTCATAAGGTCAAATACAATAAAAAATATATACATTTAATTGATGACTCCTATAACGCCAGCCCTACTTCGATGAAAACTGCAATAAAAACTTTGAGTACATATTCTAATCAGAGAAAAGTAGCTTTGCTTGGTGATATGTTGGAACTTGGTGATAAGAGCATAGAATTCCATACAGATTTGGTTAAGATTATCACAGAAAATAATATAGATAAAGTTTATACAGTTGGTAAATCTATGTTAGAATTACATGAGCTTTTGCCAGATAATATAAGAGGCGCACATTTTAATGATTCTAATCAATTGAAAAGTGATTTAGCTAACATTATTCAGAATAATGACGCAATTCTAGTTAAAGGTTCACAAGGAATGAAAATGGATCTTATTGTACGGGAATTCATAATAGAATATTAA
- the murC gene encoding UDP-N-acetylmuramate--L-alanine ligase, with the protein MRILNYTIINLVMSKHLLLNINKTQKGIIHIIGIGGIGMSAIAEILHNSNYKVQGSDAQSNDNVDRLQKLGIEVYIGHNADNISQAQIVVHSSAIESDNVELIAAKNNNKTILHRSDILAELLRDKYVIAVSGSSGKTTTTAMIASIFDHSNVDATVIVGGILNSYQSNSRLGRSDIFLIEADESDGTMLKIPANIAVITSINDDHMDHYGTFDDIKNAFSQFISKADFAVLPDSVGINYDASNSMMFGFEGANIKAVNIKQHANSIEFDVLNNWIPVSSTGMTEEQVSSHHHLSSQCVTLGSRNIKNVVLSNAIGIHKVSNALAAISVAIKLGISDAEIKKGLLEFQEVARRFSLIADIKGVKLIEDYAHHPNEIYATLTAARSITKGKVIGIIEPLRFARIRNFFDEFIRIFMIFDYVILTPVHPPEDKPIPGCGINDIQEALISNGFDSVKIMNDSLLISHFISDSTSPGDIVLFIGAGSNIAKLAKEAAKLIAETIQTSS; encoded by the coding sequence ATGAGGATTTTAAATTATACTATAATAAATTTAGTAATGAGTAAACATCTACTGCTAAATATTAACAAAACTCAAAAAGGAATAATACATATTATTGGTATAGGTGGAATCGGAATGAGTGCCATTGCTGAAATTCTCCATAATTCCAATTACAAAGTTCAAGGCAGTGATGCGCAGTCAAACGACAATGTAGATAGGTTACAAAAGCTGGGTATAGAAGTTTACATTGGTCACAATGCTGATAATATAAGCCAAGCTCAAATAGTTGTACATTCTTCTGCGATAGAATCTGATAATGTGGAGTTAATTGCGGCAAAAAATAACAATAAAACCATTTTGCATAGATCAGACATACTTGCTGAACTTTTAAGAGATAAATATGTGATAGCGGTTTCAGGTTCAAGTGGTAAGACAACGACAACGGCAATGATTGCTTCCATTTTTGATCATTCTAATGTCGATGCAACTGTAATTGTGGGAGGAATACTGAATTCATATCAAAGTAATTCAAGACTTGGAAGGAGTGACATTTTTTTAATCGAAGCTGATGAATCAGATGGAACTATGCTGAAGATTCCTGCAAATATTGCTGTCATAACGAGTATTAACGACGATCATATGGATCATTATGGTACATTCGACGATATTAAAAATGCATTCTCTCAGTTTATAAGCAAAGCAGATTTTGCAGTTTTGCCTGATTCTGTAGGCATTAATTATGATGCAAGTAACTCTATGATGTTTGGATTTGAGGGTGCCAATATTAAAGCTGTTAATATTAAGCAGCATGCTAACAGCATAGAATTTGATGTATTGAACAACTGGATTCCAGTATCAAGTACTGGAATGACAGAAGAACAGGTGTCATCCCATCACCATCTGTCATCCCAGTGCGTGACACTGGGATCCAGAAATATAAAAAATGTAGTGCTGTCAAACGCAATTGGAATTCACAAAGTCAGCAACGCCTTAGCTGCAATATCGGTTGCAATAAAACTCGGGATTAGCGATGCAGAGATTAAAAAAGGCCTTTTGGAATTTCAAGAAGTAGCAAGAAGATTCTCTTTGATTGCCGATATTAAAGGTGTTAAGTTAATTGAGGATTATGCCCATCATCCAAATGAAATATATGCAACTTTAACGGCTGCACGTTCGATTACTAAAGGAAAAGTAATAGGAATTATCGAACCACTTCGTTTTGCTCGCATTCGTAATTTTTTTGATGAATTCATACGAATTTTCATGATATTTGATTATGTCATCCTCACCCCTGTTCATCCCCCAGAAGACAAGCCTATTCCTGGTTGTGGGATTAATGATATACAAGAAGCTTTAATCAGTAATGGATTTGATAGCGTAAAAATCATGAATGATTCTCTACTCATTTCACATTTTATTAGTGATTCGACAAGTCCAGGTGATATAGTATTATTTATTGGTGCTGGTAGTAATATAGCTAAATTGGCAAAGGAAGCTGCGAAGCTCATAGCAGAAACTATACAAACATCTAGTTAA
- a CDS encoding HIT domain-containing protein, which yields MSNEVYDSDNIFAQILRGELPCEKVHENENVLAFCDKYPDAPVHILVISKNQYVSYDDFIIKAPEEEIISFFKTVREIAHKYNLEKTGYRLVTNYGENGEQVVPHFHVHILGGKKLGKHVNS from the coding sequence ATGAGCAATGAAGTTTATGATAGCGATAACATCTTTGCTCAAATATTAAGAGGTGAGTTACCTTGTGAGAAGGTACATGAAAATGAAAATGTACTGGCTTTTTGTGATAAGTACCCTGACGCACCAGTTCACATTTTAGTTATATCAAAAAATCAATATGTTTCATATGATGACTTCATTATAAAAGCTCCTGAAGAGGAGATAATAAGTTTTTTCAAAACTGTTAGAGAAATAGCACACAAATATAATCTAGAAAAAACAGGATATAGATTAGTCACTAACTACGGTGAAAATGGAGAGCAGGTTGTACCACACTTTCACGTGCATATTTTAGGTGGTAAAAAATTAGGAAAGCATGTAAATTCATAG
- the mdh gene encoding malate dehydrogenase: protein MTVQRKKISLIGAGNIGGTLAHMIALRELGDVVLLDISDGIPQGKALDIAESSPIDGFNVNITGTNRYEDIKNSDAIIITAGIARKPGMSRDDLLQTNAKVMKEVGENIKKHSPNVFVIVVTNPLDAMVSVVHKFSNLPANMVVGMAGVLDSSRFRYFLASELNISVEDISAFVLGGHGDTMVPLINCTSIAGIPLTQVIDMGLITQKKVDEIVERTRNGGKEIVDLLKSGSAYYAPASSAICMLESYLKDKRRILPCAAYLNGEYGVKDLFIGVPVIIGKNGVEKILEVKMNDSEQKMFNKSVNSVRELVKSLGS from the coding sequence ATGACAGTACAAAGAAAAAAAATATCTTTAATCGGTGCAGGAAATATCGGTGGAACTCTCGCCCATATGATTGCACTAAGGGAACTCGGTGATGTTGTTTTACTTGATATTAGTGATGGAATACCACAAGGTAAAGCACTCGACATAGCAGAATCATCCCCTATTGATGGATTTAATGTCAATATTACTGGGACAAATAGGTATGAAGATATAAAAAACTCCGATGCAATTATAATAACCGCTGGCATTGCCAGAAAACCAGGAATGAGCAGGGATGACCTCCTGCAAACCAATGCTAAAGTAATGAAGGAGGTTGGCGAAAATATTAAAAAACATTCTCCAAACGTGTTTGTAATAGTGGTTACCAACCCTCTGGATGCCATGGTTTCAGTGGTGCATAAATTTTCAAACCTTCCAGCTAATATGGTTGTTGGAATGGCAGGAGTGCTTGATTCTTCCCGTTTTCGTTATTTTCTTGCAAGTGAATTAAATATCTCAGTTGAAGATATATCTGCTTTTGTGCTTGGAGGACATGGTGACACTATGGTACCACTCATTAATTGCACTTCTATCGCTGGCATTCCACTTACCCAAGTTATCGATATGGGTCTCATTACGCAGAAAAAAGTTGATGAAATAGTTGAACGCACTCGCAATGGCGGAAAAGAAATAGTTGATCTGCTTAAGTCTGGATCTGCATACTACGCTCCTGCATCTTCAGCTATATGCATGTTAGAGTCATATTTAAAAGATAAAAGGCGTATATTACCATGTGCTGCTTACCTTAATGGTGAATATGGCGTGAAAGATTTGTTTATTGGTGTTCCTGTAATTATTGGAAAAAATGGAGTTGAAAAGATCCTAGAAGTTAAAATGAATGATAGTGAACAAAAAATGTTTAATAAATCTGTAAACTCGGTGAGAGAGCTGGTAAAATCTTTAGGTTCATAA
- a CDS encoding ATP-binding protein, with the protein MGKTLIYLIGFPGSGKSTTAKELCKIIDAVIVSNNLFNNIIFDIVKLQNAEVPDDLWEKIFAVRENILAILEKYYVKSKHYIFTNELIEGDPYDQKIYNSVINLSKKMGVKIFPVVLHCNNEELVKRVQSEERYQENKITDSDFAMKRIEGKRLFIPEGTLEIGNSNLSAKEAAKKIIEEMKEEKNEKLIKTSITNNLTTGDACD; encoded by the coding sequence ATGGGCAAGACTCTCATCTACTTAATCGGCTTTCCAGGCAGTGGTAAGTCTACTACTGCAAAGGAACTGTGTAAAATCATTGATGCGGTGATAGTAAGCAATAATCTATTCAATAATATTATATTTGATATTGTTAAATTACAGAATGCTGAAGTTCCAGATGACCTATGGGAAAAAATTTTTGCAGTTAGAGAAAATATATTAGCAATACTGGAAAAATATTACGTAAAATCAAAACATTATATATTTACAAATGAATTGATAGAGGGTGATCCCTATGATCAGAAGATATACAACTCCGTGATAAATTTAAGTAAGAAAATGGGCGTAAAAATTTTTCCTGTAGTATTACATTGTAATAATGAGGAACTGGTAAAGCGTGTTCAATCAGAAGAAAGGTACCAGGAAAATAAAATTACTGATTCGGATTTTGCTATGAAAAGAATTGAAGGGAAAAGGCTATTTATACCGGAAGGTACACTTGAAATTGGTAACTCAAATTTAAGTGCAAAAGAAGCTGCAAAGAAAATTATTGAAGAGATGAAGGAAGAAAAAAATGAAAAATTAATTAAAACTTCCATAACAAATAATTTAACAACAGGGGATGCTTGTGATTAA
- a CDS encoding ComEC/Rec2 family competence protein translates to MIVSYIRHNLHNEKYNLILWFPVCQCVGILTYFSLSFEPSCTFTISIFLLLLPTLILIAILYKRYAILCIALIAVLIGFTASKLRTALVDTQILDKERYVKDIVATVKDINDRGSYKQFLLHVVKPSVIPVSATCMTSLIDDIYPIYHSTGRSCSYASRAGHIALDNIRISVRTKVEKGIKIGDQVKLSAKLFPLKIAPSEYAYDFARIAYYQKISATGFATSKIALHKKAEARKFLEYIESFRQYIYENLQQNIKKPHADIISALLIGKKDGIDQKIMDAIRDSGIAHLFAISGLHLSFVAGLFFVVFRNLFAISETLTLKYNTKKISAFLTILPTTFYLLITGMQISAQRAYIMVILVLVAIMIERKYRGLIAIAFAASVILSVEPEAILKPGFQMSFSAVLALVASYQINANKLFKIKIMKYFVSIMISSVIASLATVPYTIYNFNYFSISGIITNLVAIPIVTLIIIPLGIIYVLLIPLGIEWIIAPFIERPIDSILYITNAIASLQYLVIPIHTFPASSIIIITFGLLWLCLWERNWRFFGIFFIVLGIFSSAMYRTPDILISADNVAAKESDNLLYSLTRKNRNFVVKTWAKQNGQNQILNHKKYNNSDKRLKCNDYGCIYNKGNNKSVLLAYKKEDILENCDKVDLIIQLSEFDYSVCNTKTIKYADLETHAIWLTNRYIKINKVRSNRPWHMLKN, encoded by the coding sequence ATAATAGTTAGTTATATACGTCATAACCTACACAATGAAAAATATAACTTGATACTATGGTTTCCTGTGTGTCAGTGTGTAGGGATTTTAACCTATTTTTCCCTAAGTTTTGAACCAAGCTGCACTTTTACCATATCTATTTTTCTTTTGCTTTTACCCACACTAATTCTGATTGCAATATTGTATAAAAGGTACGCGATATTATGTATCGCTTTAATTGCAGTGCTCATAGGGTTTACAGCTAGTAAATTAAGAACAGCTTTAGTTGATACTCAAATTCTTGATAAAGAGAGATATGTAAAAGATATCGTTGCCACAGTGAAGGATATTAATGACAGGGGCTCATATAAACAATTTCTGCTCCATGTTGTAAAGCCCTCTGTCATCCCAGTGTCAGCTACTTGCATGACATCTTTGATTGATGATATATATCCAATTTATCACTCAACTGGACGTTCATGTAGTTATGCGTCACGCGCTGGCCACATTGCTCTAGATAACATCAGAATATCAGTTAGAACCAAAGTGGAAAAAGGCATTAAAATAGGCGATCAAGTAAAATTATCAGCAAAACTCTTCCCTCTAAAGATTGCGCCCTCGGAGTATGCATATGATTTTGCAAGAATAGCATATTACCAGAAAATAAGTGCAACAGGTTTTGCAACAAGCAAAATAGCCCTGCACAAAAAGGCTGAAGCAAGGAAATTTCTAGAGTATATAGAATCTTTCCGTCAATATATTTATGAAAACCTGCAGCAAAATATCAAAAAACCACATGCGGATATAATCTCTGCATTACTAATTGGTAAAAAAGATGGCATAGATCAAAAAATTATGGATGCAATACGAGATTCAGGTATAGCACATTTGTTTGCCATATCTGGTTTGCATTTATCATTCGTTGCTGGTCTGTTTTTTGTAGTGTTTCGTAATTTATTCGCAATATCTGAAACTTTGACTCTTAAGTATAACACCAAGAAAATATCTGCATTCCTTACTATCTTGCCAACCACGTTTTATTTGTTGATTACCGGTATGCAAATTTCTGCTCAGCGTGCCTACATCATGGTGATTTTAGTACTTGTTGCAATAATGATAGAGAGAAAATATCGAGGGTTAATAGCAATTGCGTTTGCTGCTTCAGTGATACTCTCAGTAGAACCAGAAGCAATTTTAAAGCCAGGCTTTCAGATGTCATTTTCTGCGGTTTTGGCACTGGTTGCCAGTTATCAAATTAATGCTAATAAATTGTTCAAAATAAAAATAATGAAATATTTTGTATCGATAATGATCAGCTCAGTAATAGCAAGTTTAGCAACTGTTCCGTACACGATATACAATTTTAATTATTTTTCAATTAGTGGCATTATCACAAATTTAGTTGCTATACCAATAGTTACATTAATTATTATTCCACTTGGAATAATTTATGTTTTGTTGATTCCTTTAGGTATTGAATGGATTATAGCGCCATTTATAGAGCGCCCAATTGACAGTATTTTGTATATAACAAACGCTATCGCTAGTCTTCAGTATTTGGTTATTCCCATTCACACTTTTCCTGCCTCATCAATTATTATAATAACATTTGGGTTATTATGGCTGTGCTTGTGGGAAAGAAATTGGCGCTTCTTCGGAATTTTCTTTATTGTGCTGGGTATTTTCTCTAGTGCTATGTATAGAACTCCTGATATCTTGATAAGTGCTGATAATGTTGCTGCAAAGGAGAGTGACAACTTACTATATTCTCTCACCAGAAAAAATAGGAACTTTGTTGTCAAAACATGGGCAAAGCAAAATGGGCAGAACCAAATTTTGAATCATAAAAAATACAATAACTCAGATAAAAGGCTAAAATGTAACGATTATGGCTGCATATATAACAAAGGAAATAATAAGTCAGTGTTGCTAGCTTATAAAAAAGAAGATATTCTAGAAAATTGTGATAAAGTTGACTTAATAATTCAATTAAGTGAATTCGACTATTCAGTTTGTAATACTAAAACTATCAAATATGCCGATTTAGAAACACATGCAATTTGGTTAACAAATCGTTACATAAAGATTAATAAAGTGCGCTCCAATAGGCCTTGGCACATGTTGAAAAATTAA
- a CDS encoding RNA pyrophosphohydrolase, protein MLFNKQGHVFIGKRFDSDSYWQMPQGGVDDGEELEQAALRELLEEVGTDKAEIIAKNKDWIYYDLPEEVIPICWNGKYSGQKQRWFLMKFCGEDKNIDINYTDHPEFKEWRWQNVDSLVASAISFKKEVYKTVIEEFSSTIKASTISS, encoded by the coding sequence ATGCTATTTAACAAACAAGGACATGTCTTTATTGGAAAACGCTTTGATAGCGACTCTTACTGGCAGATGCCACAGGGAGGGGTTGATGATGGTGAGGAACTGGAACAAGCAGCGTTACGTGAGTTGCTAGAGGAAGTTGGTACAGATAAAGCAGAAATTATAGCTAAAAACAAAGATTGGATATACTACGACTTGCCTGAAGAAGTTATACCAATATGCTGGAATGGAAAATATTCTGGTCAAAAGCAAAGGTGGTTCTTAATGAAGTTTTGTGGAGAAGATAAGAATATTGATATTAATTATACTGATCATCCAGAGTTCAAAGAGTGGCGTTGGCAAAATGTAGATAGTTTAGTAGCCAGTGCTATATCATTTAAAAAAGAAGTTTATAAAACAGTGATAGAAGAGTTTTCTTCTACAATAAAAGCCTCAACAATAAGCTCATGA